The following are encoded together in the Montipora capricornis isolate CH-2021 chromosome 5, ASM3666992v2, whole genome shotgun sequence genome:
- the LOC138049850 gene encoding ribonuclease E-like translates to MLTSAVLGHNDDDDDDENDEDDDDDDDDDKNDGENDDENDDENDEDDDDYYDDENDDENDDENDEDDDDADDDENDDENDEDDDENDEDDDDNDDDENDEDDDDDDGENDEEDDNFSEQTRKPTNSTHIRHLDRELNSGHIDEGEGIHRYANYTTPPNN, encoded by the coding sequence ATGTTAACAAGTGCAGTTCTTGGtcataacgatgatgatgatgatgacgagaaTGACgaggatgatgacgatgatgatgatgatgacaagaaCGATGGCGAGAATGATGACGAGAATGATGACGAGAATGACGAGGATGATGACGATTACTATGATGACGAGAATGATGACGAGAATGATGACGAAAATGACGAGGATGATGACGATGCTGATGATGACGAGAATGATGACGAAAATGACGAGGATGATGACGAGAATGACgaggatgatgacgataatgatgatgatgagaatgacgaggatgatgacgatgatgatggcgAGAATGATGAGGAAGATGACAACTTCTCGGAGCAAACTAGAAAaccgacaaactcaacccacatacgacatCTAGACCGGGAATTGAACTCGGGCCACATTGATGAAGGCGAGGGCATTCACCGCTACGCCAACTATACTACCCCCCCAAATAACTGa